In Citrus sinensis cultivar Valencia sweet orange chromosome 2, DVS_A1.0, whole genome shotgun sequence, a single genomic region encodes these proteins:
- the LOC107174960 gene encoding UPF0481 protein At3g47200 produces the protein MDHASIDMENLTSSLNGKLKNLHYPSSEECCIYRVPQSMLCLHPSDYTPQIVSIGPLHQGNPELQAMEEHKLRYLHHFLQRTKVSMAHFLAFIKKKETELRNCYAETINHLQSDEFLNMILVDAVFLVELFLRSYNLNLVTNDDRLFSKSGITFLGLEMRHDLYLLENQIPLFILNELFDLAKTATNGDIYEGISFVTIASVWLSTELILPIDDENLIEVHFSEAKHFLDLVILCLQQSHTQSCAQSGINYQNIPGVKELEQSGVQFKLRSSKNLLDIKFKNGILEIPFLTVTDMTERFYRNLLAFEHMHGYSGYFNAYVMIMHFLVYTPKDADLLIQNGIIRLGDSEKLSIVFHSLFKDCLKGPDLLYPDLVKDIQAFCKSPWHGWKANLKQNYFNTPWASISVIAAVILLLLTVTQTVCSFTSCS, from the coding sequence ATGGATCATGCATCGATCGATATGGAGAACTTAACAAGTTCTCTGAATGGGAAGTTGAAGAACTTGCATTATCCCTCATCCGAAGAGTGTTGCATCTACAGAGTTCCTCAGAGCATGCTGTGTTTACATCCTAGTGATTACACTCCGCAAATAGTTTCAATTGGGCCGCTTCATCAGGGTAACCCAGAGTTACAAGCCATGGAAGAGCATAAACTAAGATACCTGCATCACTTTCTTCAACGAACTAAGGTAAGCATGGCACATTTCCTTgcatttataaagaaaaaggagacAGAATTGCGCAATTGTTATGCAGAAACCATTAATCATCTTCAAAGTGATGAGTTCTTAAACATGATTTTAGTGGATGCTGTCTTTCTCGTTGagttgtttttgagaagttaTAATCTTAATTTAGTAACTAACGACGATCGCTTATTTAGTAAATCAGGGATCACATTCTTGGGTTTGGAAATGCGACATGACTTGTATTTGCTAGAAAATCAGATTCCATTGTTTATTCTCAATGAGTTGTTTGATCTAGCCAAAACAGCAACCAATGGTGACATTTACGAGGGAATTTCCTTCGTCACTATTGCCAGCGTATGGTTGTCCACTGAGCTCATTCTTCCAATAGATGATGAGAATTTGATAGAGGTCCACTTTTCGGAagctaaacattttcttgATCTGGTTATACTGTGTCTTCAGCAATCCCACACGCAGTCATGTGCCCAAAGTGGCatcaattatcaaaacatACCCGGTGTGAAGGAACTCGAGCAATCAGGCGTCCAGTTTAAGTTACGGTCATCCAAAAATCTACTTgacatcaaattcaaaaatgggATTCTAGAAATTCCATTCCTTACGGTAACTGATATGACAGAACGATTTTACAGAAATCTTCTAGCTTTTGAGCATATGCATGGGTATTCCGGATATTTTAATGCCTATGTCATGATCATGCATTTCCTTGTGTACACTCCAAAAGATGCCGATTTACTCATTCAAAATGGAATTATTCGGCTGGGGGATAGTGAAAAGTTGTCGATAGTTTTTCACAGCCTTTTCAAAGATTGTCTCAAGGGTCCTGATTTATTATATCCTGATCTCGTTAAAGACATACAAGCCTTTTGCAAATCACCGTGGCACGGGTGGAAGGCAAATTTgaagcaaaattatttcaacacTCCATGGGCATCTATCTCCGTCATTGCTGCTgtcattcttcttcttctcacCGTCACACAAACAGTTTGTTCTTTCACGAGTTGTAGTTAA
- the LOC112497136 gene encoding UPF0481 protein At3g47200-like has protein sequence MDGKDHAWIDMEKLADSLSGKLKSLHYPSSEDCCIYRVPQPRRYLHPNDYTPKMVSIGPLHHGKLDLKTMEEHKLRYLHHFLQRTNVSMAHFLAFIKEKEAKLRYCYAESIQHESDEFLTMILGDAVFIIELLLRAYTPAFRTDDDPLFRESGKTFLNTKMNYDLYLLENQLPLFIISELYDLAKTTNGDIYDGISFMTITGSWLCADLIVPISDKNLIETHFSKAKHFLDLIILCLEPSPSSDQSQFNYQNIPGIKEPHQAGVKFESGSRKNLLDIKFNNGTLGIPFFTSYGSSTELLYRNLLAFENMYGRSNYFNDYVVMVSFLLRTRKNADLLIEMGIIGLTDSEKLSAALQGRRKDGLMRPNFRYAGLVKDLQAYCKTPWHSWKANLRQNYFNNPWASISVIAAAILLLLTVIQTVNSIIEL, from the coding sequence ATGGATGGCAAGGACCATGCATGGATTGATATGGAGAAGTTAGCAGATTCTTTGAGCGGGAAGTTGAAGAGCTTGCATTATCCCTCATCCGAAGATTGTTGCATCTACAGAGTTCCTCAGCCCCGACGGTATTTGCATCCAAATGACTACACTCCGAAAATGGTTTCAATTGGGCCGCTTCATCATGGTAAGTTGGATTTAAAAACCATGGAAGAGCATAAGCTCAGATACCTGCATCACTTTCTTCAACGAACTAACGTAAGCATGGCACATTTCCTTGCatttataaaggaaaaggAAGCGAAACTGCGCTATTGTTATGCAGAATCCATTCAGCATGAGAGTGATGAGTTCTTAACCATGATTTTAGGTGATGCTGTCTTTATCATTGAGCTCCTTCTGAGAGCTTATACGCCTGCTTTCAGAACTGATGATGATCCCTTATTTAGAGAATCGGGGAAGACTTTCTTGAATACAAAAATGAATTACGACCTTTACTTGCTCGAAAATCAGCTTCCATTATTCATTATCAGTGAGTTATATGATCTAGCAAAAACAACCAATGGTGACATTTACGATGGAATTTCTTTCATGACTATTACTGGTTCATGGTTGTGCGCTGATCTCATTGTTCCAATAAGTGATAAGAATTTGATAGAAACCCACTTTTCCAAAGCCAAGCATTTTCTTGATTTGATAATACTCTGTCTTGAGCCATCCCCGTCAAGCGATCAAAGTCAATTCAATTATCAAAACATACCGGGGATAAAGGAACCTCATCAAGCTGGCGTCAAGTTTGAATCAGGGTCAAGAAAAAATCTACTTgacatcaaattcaataacGGGACTCTGGGAATTCCGTTTTTTACATCATATGGTAGCAGCACAGAACTTTTGTACAGAAATCTTCTAGCTTTCGAGAATATGTATGGCCGttccaattattttaatgactATGTTGTGATGGTGAGTTTCCTTCTCCGCACTCGAAAAAATGCCGATTTACTCATTGAAATGGGAATTATTGGGCTAACGGATAGTGAAAAATTGTCAGCCGCTCTCCAAGGCCGTAGAAAAGATGGTCTGATGCGGCCTAATTTCCGTTATGCTGGTCTTGTTAAAGATCTACAGGCCTACTGCAAAACGCCATGGCACAGTTGGAAGGCGAACTTGAGgcaaaattatttcaacaatCCATGGGCATCTATTTCCGTCATTGCAGCTGCAATTCTCCTTCTACTTACTGTCATACAAACAGTAAATTCAATCATCGAATTGTAG
- the LOC127900459 gene encoding uncharacterized protein LOC127900459, producing MANLSLVSILLVFFLFTAGTTMHVEAKDDESIREHCTEIDNCIEECYTFCRPGIDSISSNCTVLGSLTEPGICCCKFKREDDYSSATQAPDHKPLPKFHRL from the exons atggccAATTTATCTCTTGTATCGATTCTTCTAgtcttcttcctcttcactgctg GAACAACGATGCATGTCGAGGCAAAGGACGATGAGTCTATAAGAGAGCATTGTACGGAGATTGATAACTGCATTGAAGAATGCTATACATTCTGCCGGCCCGGGATTGACAGTATTAGCAGCAACTGCACAGTTCTTGGCAGCTTGACGGAGCCCGGGATTTGCTGCTGCAAATT CAAAAGAGAGGACGATTATTCAAGTGCTACGCAGGCTCCGGACCACAAACCTCTGCCCAAATTTCATCGactttga